The genomic stretch ATAAGTTAGTTGAAGATGGAAGTAAATCAGTTGTTGATGCATTGAAAGTTGGAGCTACTATTGAAGATTTAGATATAGCTGACTTACAACATTGGATAAATAAAACTGACAATGAAGATATAAAATTTGTTTATGAAAACTTAATGAAAGGTTCAAGAAACCATATGAGAGCCTTTATAAGAATGTTAAAACAATATGGTGCAAACTATACTCCTCAATATATAAGTAAAGAAGAGTTTGAGCAAATAATAAATACTCAAACTGAGAGAGGTTATGCCAAATAAGGTGAGGTAATATGAAAAAGTTATTTACTATTTTTTTACTTTTTTCGTTTCTTTTTTCAATATTAACATTATCTTTTGCATGGAATGACTGCCCCTATGGAAGAGTAAATTGCACATATCCAGGAGAATGTGGAAGGTATATAGATACTAATAATAATGGAATTTGCGACCACAGTGAGCCACCACCATCTAATGTAGAATATAATGAAAATAATAAAATAGAAGATAATACAAATAATGTAAATATTGAACTAACTGAGGAATTTATTAATGAATATGTGACTTTATCAGGTAAAGAGTTAAGATTATACACTATTAAAGAAATTTGCGATAAATATGGAATAAATCCAAAATGTCTAAAAGAAAAATTAAATATTATTGATGTTTCTGATGATACTACATTTGATGAAATAAAAAATATTTATGGAATTCCTACAAGTGTTGTTAAGAGGGCAATAGTAGAATGTATGATTGAAGAGGGAAAAATTAAATTAAATGTAACTCAAAACCTATCAATCAATAATTTAAAGACAAATACTGTAAATGAAGAAAATAAGAATGAATCAATTATTGATAAAATAATATCTTTTCTATTCTCAACAATAAACTTAAGAGATATTTTACTTGGGTGGTTATAAATGGATAAAATTCAGATATTGAGGAAAATATCTCAAATTTTCTTTTTTATTTATTTTGTTTTCTTAACAAGTTTTTGTTTGTGCTTTTTTGGAATTATTGAGAAATTTATTTTAAAAGGGAGTGTTGGGCAGTTGATTGTTAAATTAATTATTATTGTTGTTTTAACTTTATTATTGGGGAGGGTATTTTGTGGCTGGATGTGTCCATTGGGATTTTTGTTTGAATTATTCTATAAATTAAGAGTAAAGATTTTTAAGATAAAAAAACTTCCTAAGGTTGATGAGAAAATTCACAATAAATTAATATATTTAAGATATGTAGTATTAATACTTTCTTTAATATTAACTTACTATTTATCGACTTATGCCTTTTGTCAAGTTTGTCCAATTGGATTTTTAACTAATCTTTATGGAACAGTTATTTCTTTTATAATTTTAATTATCTTTTTAATTATTTCTTTCTTTATTCCAATGGCTTTTTGTAGGTATTTTTGCCCATTAGGTGCATTTTTATCAATTTTTTCAATAAAGCCATTATTTCAACTAAAAACAAATAATAAATGTGTTAAATGCAAATTGTGTGAGTTCAAATGCCCGATGCAAATAAAAATAACTGAAAATCTTGACCAAAAAGAATGTGTAAGATGTTTTGAATGTAAAAGTGCCTGTAAAAAAGGAGGTTTATCATTTTCATACAAAAACTAATTATTTTTATGAATAATTGGTTAAAAATCTTTTTATATAGTTAGAGATTTTAAATTTTTTTATTCCAATAAATATGGTGAAAATATGAACAAAATTCAAATATTGAGGAAAATATCTCAAACATTCTTTTTTATAAGAGCATTATTAACTGGTTTTTATTTAAGTATAATAGGTTTTGTTTGGAAATTTATTTTTGGATATGGTAACTTTTCTAATTTTAGAATTATAGCCATTATATTGGCAATTATTGGTGGAAGAATATTCTGTGGATGGATGTGTCCTTTTGGATTCTTATTTGATTTAATGTATAAATTGAGAGTAAAAATTTTTAAGTTAAAAAAACTCCCAAATGTCCCAGAGTATATACACAATAAACTAAAATATTTTAAGTATTTTGTTTTAATTGTAGTTATTGTCTTAGGTTATACATTTGGATTTAAAGTATTTACTGATTTATATTTATTATCTTATTCATTGCTAATTTTATTTTTGGTTTTAGGCTTTATTTATCCAAGATTCTTTTGTAGATATGTTTGTCCAGTGGGAGCATTGTTAAGTATATTTTCAAAGTTTTCAATATTTAAATTAATACTAAATAAAGATAAATGTGTAGGTTGTAAGTTGTGCGAAAGACATTGTCCAATGCAGATAAAAATAGTAGATGTTGATAAAATAAATCAGATAGAATGTGTAAGATGTTTTGAGTGTATGAGTGCATGTAGAAAAGAAAGCTTATCATTTTCTTATAAAAAATAGTTATATTTTTATAATATTACTTATTCTTTGTTTTCATCTTTTTTTTCTTCTTTACTTAGTTTTTCTTTAACATTTTCGATAATATTTTTTATTTTTTCAGTAGGCACTTTTTTAAATTGGGCATCTTTAATAGATATTATACATACATCTACATTTTCTGGTTTTATATCTTCATTAGCTTTTGCTAAAGCAGTAATAGCTAAATTTAAAGATTCATCTAATGTTAAATCCTCCTTATATTCTTTTTCTAAGAACTCCATAACAACTGGTCTTCCACTACCGATTGCTGTTGCCTTATACTCAATTAAAGCCCCACTTGGGTCTGTTTCAAACAATCTTGCCTCATTTTTATCAATCCCAGCGAGTAATAGTGAAACTCCAAACGGTCTAACTCCTCCATGCTGAGTATATGCCTGCTTAATATCACAAATTTTCTTTGCTAACAATTCGATAGGAATTTCTTCACCATAAGTTAATCTATAAATTTGTGCCTCTAATCTTGCTCTGTCTATTAAAACTCTCGCATCAGCGACTAACCCTGATGTAGCTGCAGCAACATGATCATCAATTTGGAATATTTTCTCTATTGATCTAATTTTTACGAGTCTGCTTGTTATTCTCCTATCTACTGCTAACACTACCCCCTCTTTGCAAGTTATTCCTATCGCTGTAGTACCTCTCCTTACAGCCTCTCTGGCATACTCTACTTGATATAATCTTCCTTCTGGACTAAATACTGTAATTGCTCTATCATAAGCACTGGGTGGAACCATTTGCATAATTTTCCCTCCAATATAATTATTACTAAATTATTATTAATGGCTGATAAAATTAAACTTTATATATTTATAATTGTTTTTATTTTTTATTCTTTTCTTTTTATTTTGCTATTATTAGTATGTTGTGTTTGCAAACTATGATTGTGTATGATAGTGTCATAACCGTAAATTATATATATGAGAAGTTAAGACAAATAATAAATGTAAATAGTGAAGGTGATAATCAATGAAGAAGGTAAATATATCAGATGAAGCTAAACAGTTTATCCTACATAAATTAAAAAAAGTAAATAAGGATACTATAATTATACACTTTGATGGTTTTGGGTGAGGAGGACCTAAATTTGGGATATCCATTGGACAACCAAACGAAAAAGATAAATTAATTTATGATAATGAATTTAAAATCTATATAGACCCTATCGCTGACCAATGGTTAGATGAAGTTACTCTTACTTTAAGAAGATCAATATTTGGAAAGTATATTAAAATAAAAGGTAGCGGAGAGTGCTAACTGGGAACCCTTTATGGGACCAGTTAGCAATGATTATTTTATTATTCTAACATCTCCAATACATCCTCCTTCATTTTCATTAAATACAAATACTGGGTTTAAATCTATTTCTTTAATATTTTTGTGGATGTCCATAAATACTCCAATCTTTATTAAAGTGTCTATAATGAAGTTAATATCTTTTTTAGCTCTACCTCTAACCCCCTCTAAAACTTTGTATGATTTTAATTCTTTTAACATTTGTATAGCAAAATCTCTCGTTATTGGTGAAATTCCAAAACTAACATCCTTTAAAACTTCAACAAAAACCCCACCTAATCCTACCATAATTACTGAACCAAATATATCATCTCTTTTTCCACCTATAATAATCTCTATTTTATCTCTATCTATAAACTCCTCAACTAAAACTCCTTCTATAATTAAATTATCAATATTGTTCTTTTTAGCATACTCTTTGGCATTGTTTATTAATTTTTTAAATGCCTCTTTTGGATTATCTGGATTTATTATTACTCCCCCAGCCTCTGTCTTATGCAATATTTGAGGAGAAACAATTTTCATCACACATTTACCTAATTTTTTGCAATACTCTAATGCCTCATCTTCATTTTTAGCTAAGTATCCCTTAGGTACTGGAAAACCATAAATAGATAGCAATTTTTTTGCATTATATTCATTAGGATTTTGTAATAGTTGATTAATAATTTCTTTATTATTTTTAGTTATCTTTAAAAATTCTTCTTTAACTTTTTCTACATATTCGTCATAATCTTCTTTAACTTTTATTAAACTGTATTTGTATAATTTATAGAGGGCTTTAACACCATTTTCTGGAGTTATGTATGCTGGAATTCCGTTTTTTCTTAAATAACTTTTAGCCCCTTTAACTGAAACTCCTCCTACAAATGAGGTAATCAATGGCTTATTTTTTAAAGATCTGTGAGTATTTCTAACTTCTACTATTGATTTAGCAACTTCTAATGGCTTAGTCATTTCCTGTGGAGTTAAAATAACTAAAAGTCCTTTAATATTTTTATCTTCAGATAGAACTTCTATAACTTTTTTGTATCTTTCTGGTGTAGCATCTCCAATTATATCTAATGGGTTTGATATAGTGGCAGAGGATGGGAGAATATCTTTAAGTTTATCTACTGTTGTATCTTCAAAATTTGGCAATTTCATATTATAATCAACACAACTATCTGCCGCTAAGACACCAAAGCCCCCAGCGTTTGTTATTATTCCAATATCGTTAGAATCTATAACTGGCTGAGTTGAGAATAAATGAATTAGATCAACTAACTCCTCAAATGTATATGCTCTAATAATTCCAGCCTCTTTGAAAGCACTTTCATAAACAACATCTTCCCCAGCCAAAGAGCCTGTATGTGATTTTGCCGCCTTTTTACCCATTTCAGTCCTTCCAGATTTTAGAGCAATTATAGGTTTCTTTTTAGACAATTCTTTAGCAACCTTTAAAAATCTTTTATCTTTTAGTCCCTCTATATATAGAACAACTAATTTTGTATCCTCATCATCTTTAAAATATTCCAATAAATCACTTTCTTGAATATCTACTTTGTTTCCAATGCTAACAACCTTAGAAAATCCTATATTCAACAATGGAGCAATGTCTAATATGGCATTTAAAACAGCCCCACTTTGGGAAATTATTGATATATGTCCTTTTGGTGGAAATATTTTTGCAAATGTAGCATTAAGGTTTATGTGCGTGTTCATTATACCCAAACAATTAGGACCTATAACTCTTATATTATATCTTTTTGCAATTTCTTTAATTTTCTTCTCTAATTCATAATTTCCTACTTCTGAAAATCCTGCTGTAATTATTACAGCCCCTTTAACTCCTTTTTTTCCACACTCCTCTAATACTTTAGGAACTACAATATTTGGAACTACTATAACTGCCAAATCTATCTCATCATCAATGTCTAAAACTGACTTGTAGCATTTCATTCCAAATATCTCATCATACTTTGGATTTATAGGATAAACTTTTCCATTAAAATCTTTTAAGTTTTTCATTATTGCATAACCTACTTTTCCCTCAATTTTTGAAGCTCCAATGACAGCAACTGATTTAGGATAAAAAATGTATTTTAAACTCATACATTATCCCCCACATAATTTCTAAGAAAAATTTTTATACTATTTTTACTTTATTTTTTCTTATCCTACATTTATATTGGTTATAGTATATAAAATTAAATTTATTTAAAGATTTAAAATAAAAAATTTAAAATACAAAACACGAGAATTTTAGGGGGTGGTTTCATTGAGATTAAAGGCAATAAAAATAACAAACAGATATGGAACATTCTTCATGTGTCCAAGATGTGGAAAATTGTTTAAATACTCTAAGGATTATACTAAGCATGTTAATAAGGCTCATAAACATTTATTTAAAAAAGAAAATAAGGAAGAATAAATAAAATTTTATTCTTTATACACAAGGTTTCCTTTTTCATCTTCAACTATTTTTGGATGCAATTTTAAAAAAGATTTTATTGCTGGGGATATATTCCATTCTATGCCATAAATAAGTTTGTCCCAATTTTCAATAAATCTTTTTTTACCTAAAACCTCATCCAATTTCCCACTCAATTTTTTAATAACTATTTTGTCCTTACTAAAACTTTTTATTTTATAAACTCCTCTTTTAGTTTTTGAATAGAATATTTTATCTTCATCATAATAACTTTTTGCTATTTCTAACAACTCTCCCCAAACCTTTTTAGCCCTCAAAATATCACCAACTGATTTTTAATTTTAATAATTTATAAATGACTGCAAATATAAAATCTTTATTTAATAATTTGGTGATTATTATGTATATCTTAATAAAGAAAAGAAAAGAAGAAAGTGAGAAAAATTTAAAAGAAAAATTAAAAAAATACAGAAAAAAATTAAGAGACAGTAGAATTAAAGAAAAACTAAAAGAGATGCCTTTAAATATGAATAAATATTTGTCTAACTTATACACTGGTGGAGAAATTAAAAAGTATCCAGAAGATTTTATTGTTGAGGAAATAACTCCTGAAGGAATTATTTTAGAGGTTGGTAAAAGTATAAAATTTAAAGATGAGAAAAATTGGAAAGGAAATTATATACATTTTACATTAGAAAAAAGAAACTGGACGACTTTGGATGCGATTAGAGAAATAGCCAATAGAGTTGGAAAGCAAAGAAAACATTTTGGATTTGCTGGAAATAAAGATAAGTATGCCATAACCACTCAAAGAGTAGGTTGTTTTAATGTAAAGTTGGAAGATTTAATGAAAGTTAAAATTAAGGGCATTGTGTTAAGAGATTTCCAAAAGACAAATAAAAAAATAAGATTAGGAGATTTGTGGGGAAATAGATTTACTATAAGAGTTAGAAATCCAAAGATTAAAGGAGAAGAGTTAGAGAAAACTTTAAATGAGTTGTGTAAATTAAAATACTTTCTAAATTACTATGGAATTCAGAGATTTGGAACTACAAGACCTATAACTCACATAGTTGGAAAATTTATAATAGAAAGAGATTGGGAATCTGCTTTCCATTTATATTGTGGGACTCCATTACCTTATGATGATGAGAAATCAAAATTAGCGAGGGAATTAGTAGATGAAGAAAACTTTAAAGAGGCATATAAGAAATTTCCAAGATGCTTCTTTTATGAGAGGAGAATGATTAAAGCATATATTGAAACTGAAGATTATAAAAAGGCATTTATGATTTTACCTCCTTATCTGAGATGTATGTTTATAAATGCATATCAATCCTATCTTTTTAATGAAATAATAAATAAAAGATATGAATATGGTTTTGAACCATTGGAAGGGGATATATTAATTGACAATATTCCAACTGGGGCGTTATTTGGATATAAAACAAAATTTGCCTCTGGAATACAAGGAGAGATTGAAAGAGAAATTTATGAAAGAGAATATTTAAAACCAGAAGACTTTAAAATTGAAGATTTTGGCTCGTTTATAGGAGATAGAAGAAAACTTGTAGAAAAGATATACAATATGAAATATTGGATAGAGGATGATAGTTATATTTTACAGTTCTGTTTAAAAAAAGGCTCTTATGCCACATCTGTTTTAAGAGAGTTTATAGAGAAAAAAGATTAAATAAAAAATTTACTTTTTGATTTTTAGGAAATCTCCCAATGTGAAGCCTTCTTCATCTCCACTACCATAGTATGTTCCAACATCTGATACATTTTCAGTTAAGGTTATTTTTAATTCTTTTTCTAATATTTTAATTTCTTTTTCATTTGGCTCCAATTCATACCTTTCAAATTTGTGTAAAGTTGATGCTTTCATTTTAAGTTTTTTTGCAAGTTCTTCAACACTCAATCCCAATTTTTCCCTTGCTTTTCTAATAACATCACCATAATCTTCTCTTAACATTGGCAAACTGTCTAATAAATCTCTCGTTCTTCTCTTTTTAACTACATTTTTAGAGTATGAAGATGTTGTAAATGATGTAACTGTTGAAGGTTTTTTACCAATTCTTGAATATGTTTTTGGACTCTTTCCAAATTTTGCACAATCCTTACAAACTTGCATTTCAGTTCCTTCAATTCTTACAGTATATAGTTTATCTACAAGTTTTCCGCACAATTCACACATTTTCATAATACTATCCCTCAAAAGTTTAATAACATTTATATACTAAGTCATTGAATATTTTTATTAACTACTTTTAATTTTAGGCTATATATTAATTGTGGTGAAATTATGGAAAGGGAAAAGTTAATAAAAAAACTTCTTCACACTATGCATCACACAGAGGAGCATTTTGAATCAATAATTAACCAATTAAAAGACATAGGCTTAGATACTGAGGAATATGATGATTTATATAAAAAATTAAAAGAAATAAATAAAAAGATTAAAAAAGAGCTTAATATTTAATAAAAAATCTTTTCCATAGATATCGGTTTATATAACTTATGTTATTAACCACAATATGCTTTATAAAGATAAAATTATATACTAACAAAAATACAAAGCGAAATAAAGTGGATTAAAATGGATGCTCTAATTATGGCTGGCGGTAAAGGATCGAGGATGGGATACATAGAGAAACCATTAATTAAAATAAAAGATAAACCACTAATATCTTATGTAATCCAACCTTTATTGGAGTCAGATAAAATAAATAAAATATATATTGCCACATCGCCAAATACTAAAACTACAAAAAAATTTATTATCTCAATTTATAAAGATTATAAAAATATTAAAGTGATTGAAACCTCTGGTAATGGTTATATAGAAGATTTAAATGAGTGCATAAAATATTTTTCAAAACCATTTTTAGTAGTAAGTTCTGATTTAATTAATCTAACATCAAAAATTATTAATAGTATAGTGGATTACTTTTACTATGTTAAATCTAAAAACCCAGAAATTGAGTCATTATCTGTAATGATTCCAAAAAATATATATAGTAAATATACAAATCCAACAATAGATTTTAATGGTTTAATCCCAGTAGGAATAAATATACTGTCTCCAAAGAGTGGATATCAAAAAGAGAAGATTATGGTCATTGACGAACTAATAATTAATGTCAATACACCTGAAGATTTGAAATTTGCTGAAAATTTTTTGAAAAAAAGATGAATGAAGGGGGATTATGGAAATTATAAGAAGAGATAAAATGCCTGCAAAATTATTATTTGGAAGAAATGTAATAGGTAATATGGGAAGTATTATTGGAGTAGTTAGAGATATTATATTCGATGAAAAAATAGGAAAATTGGTCTCTTTAGAAATTGAACCTTCTGAAAATAGTCCAATAAATGTAGAAGAGGGAAAGTGTGTTTTAATTCCTTATAGACTCGTAACTGCGGTTAAAGATGTTTTTGTAATAGATGAAAAGAACTTAAATAACGTTACTATAAAGCCCTCCACTCGTTAAAAATCTATTTTTGTGGTGCATAATATGGAATTTACAAAGATGCACGCTCTTGGAAATGATTATATAGTTATTAATGAATTTTACGGAGAGAAAGTTAAAGAAAATGATAAATCAGAATTTTCAAGGAAAATATGTAGGAGAGGTTTTTCCGTAGGAGGAGATGGAGTTA from Methanocaldococcus lauensis encodes the following:
- a CDS encoding 4Fe-4S binding protein, with the translated sequence MDKIQILRKISQIFFFIYFVFLTSFCLCFFGIIEKFILKGSVGQLIVKLIIIVVLTLLLGRVFCGWMCPLGFLFELFYKLRVKIFKIKKLPKVDEKIHNKLIYLRYVVLILSLILTYYLSTYAFCQVCPIGFLTNLYGTVISFIILIIFLIISFFIPMAFCRYFCPLGAFLSIFSIKPLFQLKTNNKCVKCKLCEFKCPMQIKITENLDQKECVRCFECKSACKKGGLSFSYKN
- a CDS encoding 4Fe-4S binding protein; translation: MNKIQILRKISQTFFFIRALLTGFYLSIIGFVWKFIFGYGNFSNFRIIAIILAIIGGRIFCGWMCPFGFLFDLMYKLRVKIFKLKKLPNVPEYIHNKLKYFKYFVLIVVIVLGYTFGFKVFTDLYLLSYSLLILFLVLGFIYPRFFCRYVCPVGALLSIFSKFSIFKLILNKDKCVGCKLCERHCPMQIKIVDVDKINQIECVRCFECMSACRKESLSFSYKK
- the psmA gene encoding archaeal proteasome endopeptidase complex subunit alpha yields the protein MMQMVPPSAYDRAITVFSPEGRLYQVEYAREAVRRGTTAIGITCKEGVVLAVDRRITSRLVKIRSIEKIFQIDDHVAAATSGLVADARVLIDRARLEAQIYRLTYGEEIPIELLAKKICDIKQAYTQHGGVRPFGVSLLLAGIDKNEARLFETDPSGALIEYKATAIGSGRPVVMEFLEKEYKEDLTLDESLNLAITALAKANEDIKPENVDVCIISIKDAQFKKVPTEKIKNIIENVKEKLSKEEKKDENKE
- a CDS encoding HesB-like protein; translation: MKKVNISDEAKQFILHKLKKVNKDTIIIHFDGFGUGGPKFGISIGQPNEKDKLIYDNEFKIYIDPIADQWLDEVTLTLRRSIFGKYIKIKGSGEC
- the acs gene encoding acetate--CoA ligase alpha subunit, yielding MSLKYIFYPKSVAVIGASKIEGKVGYAIMKNLKDFNGKVYPINPKYDEIFGMKCYKSVLDIDDEIDLAVIVVPNIVVPKVLEECGKKGVKGAVIITAGFSEVGNYELEKKIKEIAKRYNIRVIGPNCLGIMNTHINLNATFAKIFPPKGHISIISQSGAVLNAILDIAPLLNIGFSKVVSIGNKVDIQESDLLEYFKDDEDTKLVVLYIEGLKDKRFLKVAKELSKKKPIIALKSGRTEMGKKAAKSHTGSLAGEDVVYESAFKEAGIIRAYTFEELVDLIHLFSTQPVIDSNDIGIITNAGGFGVLAADSCVDYNMKLPNFEDTTVDKLKDILPSSATISNPLDIIGDATPERYKKVIEVLSEDKNIKGLLVILTPQEMTKPLEVAKSIVEVRNTHRSLKNKPLITSFVGGVSVKGAKSYLRKNGIPAYITPENGVKALYKLYKYSLIKVKEDYDEYVEKVKEEFLKITKNNKEIINQLLQNPNEYNAKKLLSIYGFPVPKGYLAKNEDEALEYCKKLGKCVMKIVSPQILHKTEAGGVIINPDNPKEAFKKLINNAKEYAKKNNIDNLIIEGVLVEEFIDRDKIEIIIGGKRDDIFGSVIMVGLGGVFVEVLKDVSFGISPITRDFAIQMLKELKSYKVLEGVRGRAKKDINFIIDTLIKIGVFMDIHKNIKEIDLNPVFVFNENEGGCIGDVRIIK
- a CDS encoding DUF629 domain-containing protein, with the translated sequence MRLKAIKITNRYGTFFMCPRCGKLFKYSKDYTKHVNKAHKHLFKKENKEE
- the truD gene encoding tRNA pseudouridine(13) synthase TruD; this translates as MYILIKKRKEESEKNLKEKLKKYRKKLRDSRIKEKLKEMPLNMNKYLSNLYTGGEIKKYPEDFIVEEITPEGIILEVGKSIKFKDEKNWKGNYIHFTLEKRNWTTLDAIREIANRVGKQRKHFGFAGNKDKYAITTQRVGCFNVKLEDLMKVKIKGIVLRDFQKTNKKIRLGDLWGNRFTIRVRNPKIKGEELEKTLNELCKLKYFLNYYGIQRFGTTRPITHIVGKFIIERDWESAFHLYCGTPLPYDDEKSKLARELVDEENFKEAYKKFPRCFFYERRMIKAYIETEDYKKAFMILPPYLRCMFINAYQSYLFNEIINKRYEYGFEPLEGDILIDNIPTGALFGYKTKFASGIQGEIEREIYEREYLKPEDFKIEDFGSFIGDRRKLVEKIYNMKYWIEDDSYILQFCLKKGSYATSVLREFIEKKD
- a CDS encoding multiprotein bridging factor aMBF1 → MKMCELCGKLVDKLYTVRIEGTEMQVCKDCAKFGKSPKTYSRIGKKPSTVTSFTTSSYSKNVVKKRRTRDLLDSLPMLREDYGDVIRKAREKLGLSVEELAKKLKMKASTLHKFERYELEPNEKEIKILEKELKITLTENVSDVGTYYGSGDEEGFTLGDFLKIKK
- the cobY gene encoding adenosylcobinamide-phosphate guanylyltransferase; translated protein: MDALIMAGGKGSRMGYIEKPLIKIKDKPLISYVIQPLLESDKINKIYIATSPNTKTTKKFIISIYKDYKNIKVIETSGNGYIEDLNECIKYFSKPFLVVSSDLINLTSKIINSIVDYFYYVKSKNPEIESLSVMIPKNIYSKYTNPTIDFNGLIPVGINILSPKSGYQKEKIMVIDELIINVNTPEDLKFAENFLKKR
- a CDS encoding PRC-barrel domain-containing protein, encoding MEIIRRDKMPAKLLFGRNVIGNMGSIIGVVRDIIFDEKIGKLVSLEIEPSENSPINVEEGKCVLIPYRLVTAVKDVFVIDEKNLNNVTIKPSTR